In Salvelinus namaycush isolate Seneca chromosome 16, SaNama_1.0, whole genome shotgun sequence, the sequence tcggcattactctggaccatgatctctcttttgacgaacatatcaagactgtttcaaggacagctttttccatctatgtaacattgcaaaattcagaaactttctgtccaaaaattatgcagaaaaattcatccatgcttttgtcacttctaggttagactactgcaatgctctactttccggctacccggataaagcactaaataaacttcagttagtgctaaacacggctgctagaatgacttgactagaacccaaaaatgtgatcatattactacAGTggtagcctctctacactggcttcctgttaaggcaagggctgattttaaGGTTTTaatgctaacctacaaagcattacatgggcttgctcctacctatctttccgaattggttctgccgtacatacctacacgtacgctacggtcacaagacgcaggcctccttactgtccctagaatttctaagcaaacagctggaggcagggctttctcctacagagctccattttaatggaatggtctgcctacccatgtgagagacgcagactcggtctcaacctttaagtctttattgaagactcatctcttcagtaggtcctatgattgagtgtagtctggcccaggagtgtgaaggtgaacgaaaAGTCAccggagcaacgaaccgcccttgctgtctctgcctggccggttcccctctctccactgggatgttctgcctctaaccctattacaggggctgagtcactggcttacaggtgctcttccatgccaatccctaggaggggtgcgtcacttgagtgggttgagtcactgacgtgatcttcctgtctgggttggcgtccccccttgggttgtgccgtggcggagatctttgtgggctatactcggccttgtctcaggatggtaggttggtggttgaagatatccctctagtggtgtggggggctgtgctttggcaaagtgggtggggttttatcctgcctgtttggccctgtccgtggATAtcgttggatggggccacagtgtttcccgacacctcctgtctcagcctccagtattgatgctgcagtagtttatatgtcggggggctagggtcagtctgttatatctggagtatttctcctgtcttatccggtgtcctgtgtgaatttaagtatgctctctctaattctctttctctccttctttctttctttctttctttctttctttctttctttctttctttctttctttctttctttctttctctctctcggaggacctgagccctaggaccatgcctcaggactacctggcctgatgactccttgctgtccccagtccacctggccgtgctgctgctccagtttcaactgttctgcctgcggctatggaaccctgacctgttcaccggacatgctacctgttccagacctgctgttttcaactctctagagacagcaggagcggtagagatacactgaatgatcggctatgaaaagccaactgacatttactcctgaggtgctgacctgttgcacccttgacaaccactgtgattattattattttaccctgctggtcatctatgaacatttgaacatcttggccatgttctgtataatctccacccagaagaggactggccacccctcagagcctggttccgctctaggtttcttcctaggttctggcctttctagggagtttttccaagccaccgtgcttctacacctgcattgcttgttgtttggggttttaggctgggtttctgtacagcactttgagatatcagctgatgtaagaagggctttataaatacatttgattgattgattggtgtgTGTGAAGCCATCTTGTTTGGATAGAGTGCATAGTGTCTGGCTGTGTACTGGAAGGGCCTCAGTCCAGGGACACTTTCAACAGCCTTGTTGGGCATGAACGCTGCCTGCTCCGGAGCTCCTGGTGCCAAAACAGCTGGAACAAAACGGACTGTCAGTGATAGGCCAAGTTAATTTGGCCCCTGGCCAGATTTCTGATATTTCCTGAATATTAACGTTTATTAAGGCTGCAGTGTGAGCTTTGTTCAGCTTGCTTAATCCGATTGAGAGCGCCACTGAACCAACTTTGACTAGGTTACTTTTTTCTACTCTTGATAAGAAGAAAAAATATCTGCCTTATTTGTCGGTATTAGACAGTGCCTAAAAAAGCATTTTCCACTCCAGACCCCTGCCCTGGCCCCTAGCTGCTGCTGACCTGAGGCGGTGGCTGGGCCCAGGGCTTTGAGAGAGCCGAGTTCTGTGATAGCTGCCTGTATGTCAGGGAGGAAACTGAAGGCCTTTCTGGAGCAGTTCTCCATATCTCCTCACTGTTAGTGGCCACCAGCTGCTGCAGCCACGGGCGGAACTTCCCCCTCTGCAGGGGATAAAGTGCCAAGACATTTCACAACCGGGAGCAGGGAGTTTAAAGAGATTCCTCTGCTCATGGAAAGTAAGTAAAGCACAGCTTTATTTATCTTAGTAGGAGATGTTTTCATTTCACATTATTACCTTGAATTTCAGAAACATCGAAAAAATGGCATGCACCACTTACTATTGAGTCAATAAGGCTCTGCATCTATCTGCACTACAGTACTTACAGTGAGAATCCACTCCATCAGTTTCACCAGCTCTGGTTGGGTGATATTTGTAAGGGCACACAGTGATGGCTGCATGCAGCTCCTCTTGATACTTGGCTGGAGACAAGTCTCAGACTCAATATCCTGTGTTAACTTACATCAATCAAAAAGCATGGCAAATAGTGCTCCATTCATCGCTGTACAGGGTTAATGGTGGGCTGAAACTACCTCAGACCTGGGGAGACAGCACACACAAGGGAATGTTGTTATTACCCAAAACTCCTGAGGGGGTGCTTTTTCCCCTGACACACACTGCGAGGACTGCCGCTGTCTAAACCTTCATGCATTGGAGAACAGAAACCATAGTTGACAAGCCTCATTCTCAGTTCAGTACTCTCTGTATTGATATTAATTTTGGCCAAAAATAGCATATTCAATGGATGCCCATGAACTGAAACTGTATGGAAGAACACGAAAAATGTATTCAGCTGCAACTTCAAAGACAGTCATGATGCCAGAATAATAAACGTTAGACAAACACTTACCATGTGTggctgcaacctggtctcagagcatttcgtattattctgtatgtaaatccgagacactccatttagtatgatatgttgcaTTCGCATCATTCgcccaaccaccctacttttgcGTTATATGCCCACCCACCCTACTTTctttaagtaaccatctgtcttatgtatgGAGGAGAGATTTGGAAATGGTGGCGAGTAGTGCGGGCGAAATGGAGGAAATTGAGAAGAAGTTggtgaagcaacagctgtgctggaatgcgaCCAATATTGGTGTCAGTTCGCATAGTATGGAGTGGGAGGATGAGGGTCAAGGACCGTAATGGTCAGTAGTGGAAATTcataggaagaagagagatcgtgatacagTAAGCAGTGGAGCATCTAGTAAGGAAAGCATAAAGACGGCCAAGGTAGGAAGCAAGAGTAATGATGTGGTAGGATGAAAGTGGTGATCGTGTTTGATGAGACCACAGGGTctcatttacaccctatctgaCTAACTATTGCCATAGAGAAAGAGGTAGGTGAAGTCAAATTAGTTTGGTTCATTGGAAATGGTCAATTGTtaatatgtttaaaaaatatatatatttatccgttattttaccaggtaagttgactgagaacacgttctcatttacagcaacgacctggggaattgttacagggggatgaatgagccaattgtaaactggggattattaggtgaccgtgatggtttgagggccagattgggaatttggcaaaacaccagggttaacacccctattcttacgataagtgccatgggatcattaatgacctcagagtcaggacaccagtttaacgtcccatccgaaagacggcaccctacacagggcagtgtccccaatcactgccctggggaattgggatattttttagaccagaggaaagagtgcctcctactggccttcCAACACCGCCTGTGGTAGCCAGGCTCAGCAAGAGAAGATTCTGAAAATGGAAAAGCTTAATGGGAAGAAATTAAAAGCCATGTTCCTGGTGCTTATGCTAGACTGAGGGGAGTCATCACTGgggtcccaatatctatgtccGTAGATGATATTAAAGAAAATGTGAAGGCGGGAAGAGTGATTGAGgcctaaaggttgatcagtaggaaagaaGGTCAAAGAAGTGAAAGCCTATCAGTGCTGCTGAGGTTTGAGAAGGTTATGCCTGGAAAAGTACAGAGAGGATTCCTTAGTTTCAATGTCAGAGAATTTGTCCCATCTGTATTGCTCTGTTTTAtatgccaaagaatgggacatgtagctgttcaatgtaaaggaaagaaaagatgtgccaagtgtGGAGGAGAACATGATTACGGTGAATGTGGGAGCAAAGTGAAGGTTGAGTGTTGTAATTGTGTGGGGGAACATTGTGCATCATTTGATGGATGTCAGGTGcagagagaggctagagaggcTCAGAGATATATAATTAGTCATGCTGTATCGTATGTAGAGCCTGTAAGACAGATTGGTGGAACTACAGTGTGGAATGATGGAGCTTCCACGGCTGCTCCTGTACTAAGTGGACCTAATGTCGGTGCTGGGTCATTCCTAGTAAGCGGTGCCTTTTCTGTCCCCAGGAAATATCAGTTCTTATTTAGTGTAAAATGTGGATTCCAAAAGTCTTTAAATATAATGTCAGGTGTCCATTACCTTAAAAACACCAAATATGGATCCTGAAAGGGAATTTTATGCATTTTAAACACTTTTTGTCAGTGGATGTAGATGTTTTTGCCATGTCCCCAggtgttattttatttttatttaaccaggtaggccaattgagaacaagttctcatttacaactgcgacctgaccaaggtagagcaaagcagtgcgacacaaacaacacagagttacacatgggataaacaaacgtacattcaataacacaatagaaaagtctttatacagtgtgtgcaaatgtagtaagattagggagcaGCAGCATGTAGACTTCAGTATAAGCcttaaaataataaaatgtttaaaatgtTTCTTCATTATTTTATAGTGCTAGTTGAAGTATCTTTCATCAATATTTTTTTTCCCatgattattgtatttattttattttatttaagatTTTCTGTTTGTCCCTGATACCACTTTCCaccctgttagtttgttgtaattCTCCATTGAAGAAAACAACCACTTCCTACAATACCATATTCAGGAAGTGTCATCATTTCTTTGGTGCGAAAACAATGGTGCGAAGCTAAATAAATATAACCACTCAGTTGTATCTatttgtcatgtttcatgttgttCGTCTGTAGGTCCCACTCGTACATTTCCACCCTGCTATTCTAAATTATAGACAAAaacataataaaatatatatatatttaaaatatgtTTGATAGAGAAGTTAAAATCCGGTTCAAGTGTTTACCATTATGCTAGCTCAATTTTGCTCACTCACAGATTGAATGGCTAATTCATTGATTGATCGTACATTCCAGCATAGTACGTGGCGGCATGCAGTTAATAAACgattgtttgcggaccgccatgatATCGAAGAAGAAAATGAAAACGTGATGATGAGTGAATTCCTTTTAGAGCATGTACTTCCGTTTTGCAATGCTTGTTTTTGTTAAATTCATGTGAATGACACTTACAACTTCCGGTTCTCCAGTGCCGTGAATTATTTGTTGTTGTTTAGAAGCAAGGTAAGTCCTACAAAATTAGGACCAATTATTGTGTACTGAAAACATTTATGTAGAGAAATAACAGTAAATATCTTGCCACGCTAATGTTCTGAACCTGTTAGTGTAAGATTTAGCAACATTGGTCATCTGACTGTGATGTTGCAACTAGCTACTTTAACAAGCCAGCTACCTAGCTTTGTATCTGGCTCCCAGGTGATTTCTACCTACAAATTAGAAGACACATGTTCGATATTGATGTGCACTCATTGGCTGTGTGTCTCAGTCATGTTGTGTTTGGTGTAAGGTAATTCTGAGAACATAAACACCTACATTTGCATGCCAGCCACCCTAGACAGATGCTAGCTAGCTTAGCTCAGCTCTATTTATGTTAATACTTCTAATGACACTCAACGTCCCTAAACATTGCATAGTTTAGTGGCTACATTGTTTTAAGCAATTTATGTAAATCTCAGGTTTATGCATCTGGTAGAACTGGAATTATCACAAGGTTAACAGGCCATATTTAAGTTTTTATTATATTGTTAAACTCATGCTCACCCCTATACCAGACCTGACCATAGGTCGTGGACTGTGGTCATGGTAATGTCATCATTAACAATTACTCTAGGCTTAGGGACCCAAATGACAAAGTATAGTGTGTTTCCACAGACTGCAGCATAATTTGCTTTAGTATGGAGTAAAGCTGCATAAACCATAACAAGGCTctccctcctcttttctcctcttagTGTGTCATTCTTTGCTGTGGTCCAACCTCAACCAGGGCCCCTCTGTTATAAtcacacaggactctggagagcTGGGAGCATTAAGCAGTCTGCCATGCACCTCTGGAAAATGGAGGTGAATATTCTCTTAAGCCATTTTATAGAAGACTATTGGGTTGTAGGTAAGCTGTTTTGGTATAACTTAATGTGAATGTTCAATCTGGTTGCAATATTTGTCTCAGCACCAGTGATGTATCAGTGTAGCTACTCTTGAGAGAACTTTGATCTTGAAGAGTTGCTATGACAGTCAGGCTTTTTGCTCCAGCTTAGACATCGGCACCTGAACAGGAAGCAACATTTTCTTAGAACCAAGGCCTAAACAGTCTCTACTatcaggtcatggctggctggttggagcaaaaacctacagacACTATTAAGTGGGTTACCTTTCTCAGCTCTACAACATGAACATAAGTGTGgatgatttattattattattattttttttacatttgtgtatattgttagatattactacactgttggagctaggaacacaagcatttcgctacacccgcaataacatctgctaaatgtgtatgtgaccaatacaaagTGACGATAATGTCCCTTTTCTCAGGTATCCTCTGACAGGACTGTATGAGGAGGCCTGGTATAGGCCCGTGTTTCTTTAGAGGCAGAGAAGACCACCGCTGCTATTTGAAGTAAGTCCATAGGAATAAATTAGAGAGATTAGAGGGTCATATAAATATGTGACAGACCACTGCCAGCAGCACGGCTCAAGTACCAAACTGAGCTCACCTCATAGGTGTAGCGTCATCTTCTGGTGGAACTAGGGGCATTCTTTTAGAATTTCCCAATAGGCTAGAATGGCTTTGTCCATGTATTAGAAATGTGGTGGTTGAATGCTGTTCTGACTTTGCCAATGAAAAACAGTTATTTGCAATGTGCATAATCAATTTTTGTGTGCTTGTTGTGTGCCTCTGCTGCTTTGAGTCTAGCACCTTCCCTGAACCAAACCACCCTTCTATGTCCCCAACCAGGCCATGGAGAAGATGTCTCGGGTCACTACGGCCCTAGGCAGCAGCGCCATCAGCGGGCGCACCATGTTCTGCCACCTGGACGCGCCCGCCAACGCCATCAGTGTGTGCCGCGATGCCACGCAGGTGGTGGTGGCCGGCCGCAATATCTTCAAGATCTACGGCCTGGAGGAGGAGCAGTTTGTGGAGAAGCTCAACCTGCGCGTGGGCCGCAAGCCCTCGCTCAACTTCAGCTGCGCCGACGTCATGTGGCACCAGATGGAGGAGAACCTGCTGGCCACGGCTGCCACCAACGGGGCAGTAGTCACCTGGAACCTGGGCAAACCGTCACGCAACAAGCAGGACCAGCTGTTCACCGAacacaagcgtacagtcaataaggTGTGCTTCCACCCCACCGAAGTCTACATGCTGCTTAGTGGCTCCCAGGACGGCTACATGAAGTGCTTCGACCTGCGCAAGAAAGAGTCTGTCAGCACCTTCTCAGGTATGTGTGTGGGGACTCTTTGTGCTCTTTGAGGTTGAACACAGGAGTAACACCTTCAAAATACCTACCTGCTTATGTCCAGGAATGACTGTGGGCTACAAAACAAACAGCATCTTATTTGTTACTACTGTCTTAAATGACAATTTTCAGACAGTATCTTAAACCGCACGTTTTGACATATGACATGGGAATGAACCTGGCCTGAggacattattatttttttctattttatttcTCTCAGGTCAGTCAGAGAGTGTAAGAGATGTTCAGTTTAGCATGAAGGATTACTTTACTTTCGCTGCTTCCTTTGAAAATGGTAATGTCCAGCTGTGGGACATACGGAGGCCAGACCGGTATGAGAGGATGTTCACAGCCCACACCGGACCTGTGTTTTGCTGTGACTGGCACCCCGATGACAGGTAGGGAGAGGCTTTAGTGAAACTTTAGTGAAAGACATGTTAATACATGTTGAAAAAACACTGTTTGCATTGGTTGACCATTAATCTAAAGTGAATTTTCTTTAGATACAGTAATCATTCTTGCTTACAGTGTGGCTGTTAATTCACTTAAATTATTGTGATTTGCTAATGTATTGGTCTCGGTCTGCAGGGGCTGGCTGGCCACTGGTGGCCGGGACAAGATGGTGAAGGTGTGGGACATGACCACCAACCGGGCCAAGGAGATCTATTGCGTCCAGACTATCGCCTCGGTGGCCCGGGTCAAGTGGCGTCCTGAGAGGAAGTGGCACCTGGCCACCTGCTCCATGATGGTGGACCACAACATCTATGTGTGGGACATCCGGAGGCCCTTCATCCCATTTGCCACCTTCGAGGAGCACAAGGACGTGACCACAGGTATTGTGTGGCGCCACCAGCACGACCCCTACTTCCTACTGTCAGGTTCCAAGGACAGCACGCTCTACCAGCACATGTTCAAGGATGCCAGCCGGCCCGTGGACCGGGCCAACCCTGAGGGACTGTGCTTCGGCCTGTTTGGCGACCTGGCCTTCGCTGCCAAGGAGAGCCTAATCAGTGGCGACGCCAACAGGAAGCCGTACCCGGGTGGTGATCGCCGCTACCCCATCTTCTTCTTCAAAAAGCCCGACCTGACGGAGCAATTTGCCCACGTGTCCAGCGCCCTCAGCGTGTTTGAGTCGTCTTTGGAGAGCAGGCGCATGGACTGGTTTGTCAAGACGGCACGCCTCTACCTCCTCAGCGGCAAACCCTTTGCCGAGCTGTGTGACCACAATGCCAAGGTGGCCAAGGAGCTCAACAGACCTCAGGTCAGTCAGTCTGCCCTTAAGAGATGGGCTGCATTcatttacatacactaccattcaaaagattggggtcactttgtccattttaaaataacatcaaattgatcagaaatacagtgtagacattgttaatgttgtaaatgactattgtagctggaaatggcagatttttttaatggaatatctacataggtgtacagaggcccatttatcagcaaccatcactcctgtattccaatggcacgttgtgttagctaatccaagtttatcatttgaaaaggctaacacaacgtgctacaatagttatttacaacattaacaatgtctacattgtgtttctgatcaatttgatgttattttaaaggacaaaaaatgcttttctttcaaaaacaaggacatttctaagtgaccccaaacttttgaacggtagtgtatatctaaTTCAACATTTTTGAGGAACTAAGTCGAGTTTTGATGATCAATAGTAAACCTCTTTCATATTTCCCCCACTTGAAGGTTTCCACTACATGGACGATGCTTCGGATCATGTTCTCAGACCCAGCGAACCTCTCAACGCCGGGTCCAAATCACATTGGCAAACTGGGCACCCTTCCTTTAATGAACAGGTACTTCCCACATGCTTCACATAAACGCATAGGCTGTAAAATTGTGTGGACAAACTAAAGACTTTTAAATGTAAAATCTTTAATCCTATATTTTGTCTGCCCTAGTTTCAGTATGAAGGAGATGGGCATGGGGACGGAGAGCAGGCTGGACCGCAGTAAAGGAGAGAGCAGACAGGACAACATTCACCTAGAGCTTGGGAACTCGCTAATCAACAGCAACAACGACGGTGAGAGTGAACTCTTAGAAACACTCAAGCTGCTCCCACTTCACTGAAGAAATTAATAAACataaacactgagtgtacaaaacattaggaacacctgcctaatattgagttgcaccccatttttccctcagaacagcctcaatttgtcagggcatggactcaagGTGTTGAAAGGGTTCCACaagaatgctggcccatgttgactccaatgcttctcacagttgtgtcaagttggctggatgtcctttgggtggtggaccatttttttaatacacacgggaaactgttgagcgtgaaacccagcagtgttgcagttcttgacacacacaaaccggtgcgcctggcacctcctaccataccccgttcaaaggcacttaaatattttgtcttgcccattccccctctgaatggcacacatacataatccatgtctcaattgtctcaaggcttaaaaacctgtctcctacccttcatcgacattgatttgaagtggatttaacaagtgacgtcaatagctttcacctcgattcacctggtcagtctatcatggaaagagcaggtgtacctaatgttttgtacactcagtgtaggtgGTTCTTGTGAACTGCATTTAGTAGTATGTGACTTACTATGCTAGATGAGTAAAAAAGATTGATATTTGTCCCACTGCAGAGAATGAAGAGACAGAGGGAAGTGAGGGCCAGGCGGAGTACATGTTTGGTGATGCTGAGCTGGACGACGATGACCTCTACTCTATGGAGCACGACATCCAGGCCGGTGAGTCTCTGACCCCTATATAGGTCCTATACATTCAACACTGACATCTTGGATGTAGCCACTAGCCACCGCTAACCTTACATGTCTATTGCCATATAAAATGTAAGTTACAGCCATGATTGAGGGCTGGTCTATGATCTACCCCAAGTACTTTCTGAGCATGTTCTTCTCTCTGGTGTTTTCAGCGGAGGAGCAGGAGTACACGCTCCCCCAGGAGGCCTTCCCACTGCGCCACGAGATCATGGACAACCCGTTGGCGCCGGAGCACCTGCAGCAGGACAAGGCCGACTCGCCGCATGCCAGCGGCAACGAGGCGGAGGTCATGTGCTTGACGCCCATCGAGTCCTTCTCCCTGATCTCAATCTCCCAGCCACTGTTCAGCCCCCACCTTCCTGCCCACTTCTTCTGCCCTGTGGTCAGGGAGATGCTGAGCCATTATGCCGAGCAGGGCGACGTGCAGATGGCTGTCTCGGTGCTCATCGTCCTGGGAGACCGCATCCGCAAGGAGATTGACGACCTCACTCAGGTCAGAGCTTAGGGATATAAGTTGTCATAGTGTTCTATAACACTATAATAATGTTAATCTATGGTCGGTTCCTGAAGTAGAATCCAGATTCTATGATTATGCGTTGCATAAAATTTATTGGGATGGTCTTGAGAATTCTATTTAAACGATTTAACATGGCTGATTGCTTGATAGAAAAAGTTATGATGGAGATTAGAGTCTTGGTAATCTGAATATTCTCCAAACTGGCAAATATGTTCATTTTGGCATGTTCTAATAATCGAGGTGACCCTATTTCAGGAGCACTGGTACATGTCCTACATTGACTTGCTGCAGCGTTTCGAGCTGTGGAACGTGTCCAACGAGGTCATCAAGCTGAGCACGTGCAGCGCCATCACCTGTCTGAACCAGACATCCACCACTCTGCATGTCAACTGCAGCAACTGCAAACGGCCCATGAGCAACAGGGGCTGGATCTGTGACAGGTACAACTTAAAACCATAACGTATAACTTTGACCCACCTGACACAGTAAAGGGAAGGGTTAATAACCTATTAGAAACAATATAGAGCTCAAAGTCAAGAGAACATTTGGAAGTTAGACCAATATGTCTTACCACTCGACCTCTTTGCCCATTCCCCAGATGCCACCAGTGTGCCAGCGTTTGTGCCGTGTGCCACCACGTGGTGAAGGGGCTGTTCGTGTGGTGCCAGGGCTGCAGTCACGGCGGGCACTTGGAGCACGTGAAGAACTGGCTAAAGAGCAGTTCCCACTGCCCGGCCGGCTGCGGTCACCTGTGTGAGTACACCTGACCCTCCGCTCCACCCCTGCCCAGCTTGCTCTCTGTGTGAGGGAGCACCACACCTCAGTGCCTGGCTCACCCTGGCCTGGGTCTCACACTCCAGGCTGGCGTCTCCTGAGACTGGGGTCCACAAGGGTCTGGCCATGGTAGCAAGATGGCTACTATTGGAAGACAGGTGGGTAAGACTGGAGTCCAATCCACAGAACCAGTCCGAGAGGAGGACATGTATGTACCGTATGGAGCACTGTTAAAAGTTTGTGATGGGGCCCCTGCCCTACTTGGCAATGACAGAAACTTGAAGTTAAGTGAAAACAATCAT encodes:
- the LOC120060879 gene encoding GATOR complex protein WDR24-like, which produces MEKMSRVTTALGSSAISGRTMFCHLDAPANAISVCRDATQVVVAGRNIFKIYGLEEEQFVEKLNLRVGRKPSLNFSCADVMWHQMEENLLATAATNGAVVTWNLGKPSRNKQDQLFTEHKRTVNKVCFHPTEVYMLLSGSQDGYMKCFDLRKKESVSTFSGQSESVRDVQFSMKDYFTFAASFENGNVQLWDIRRPDRYERMFTAHTGPVFCCDWHPDDRGWLATGGRDKMVKVWDMTTNRAKEIYCVQTIASVARVKWRPERKWHLATCSMMVDHNIYVWDIRRPFIPFATFEEHKDVTTGIVWRHQHDPYFLLSGSKDSTLYQHMFKDASRPVDRANPEGLCFGLFGDLAFAAKESLISGDANRKPYPGGDRRYPIFFFKKPDLTEQFAHVSSALSVFESSLESRRMDWFVKTARLYLLSGKPFAELCDHNAKVAKELNRPQVSTTWTMLRIMFSDPANLSTPGPNHIGKLGTLPLMNSFSMKEMGMGTESRLDRSKGESRQDNIHLELGNSLINSNNDENEETEGSEGQAEYMFGDAELDDDDLYSMEHDIQAAEEQEYTLPQEAFPLRHEIMDNPLAPEHLQQDKADSPHASGNEAEVMCLTPIESFSLISISQPLFSPHLPAHFFCPVVREMLSHYAEQGDVQMAVSVLIVLGDRIRKEIDDLTQEHWYMSYIDLLQRFELWNVSNEVIKLSTCSAITCLNQTSTTLHVNCSNCKRPMSNRGWICDRCHQCASVCAVCHHVVKGLFVWCQGCSHGGHLEHVKNWLKSSSHCPAGCGHLCEYT